In Desulfovibrio ferrophilus, a genomic segment contains:
- a CDS encoding ArdC family protein — MATKQKLSVYELVTNRILSIMEENKELPWHKPWAGGSAGRPMSFHSQKAYRGVNVFLLTACGFASPYWLTFKQTQARGGNVMKGQKGCPVVFFKWFKTRDRETGLEKEIPMLRYYTVFNAEQIEGIDFPSTEEKEQTPDFTPIDTAQQIIDAMPCRPEITHMEASASYSSTWDRVNLPKPELFESETEYYCTAFHELVHSTGHETRLNRVEGMNSEYGDHSYSKEELTAEMGAAMLCAEAGILMHTEKNSAAYLKGWSRKLRNNPRWLVQAASQAQKAVDLILDNAAPQALPVAA, encoded by the coding sequence ATGGCTACCAAGCAGAAACTCAGCGTCTATGAGCTCGTTACCAATCGTATTCTTTCCATCATGGAAGAAAACAAAGAACTCCCGTGGCACAAGCCCTGGGCTGGTGGTTCTGCTGGCCGTCCCATGAGCTTTCACAGCCAAAAAGCATACCGAGGCGTGAACGTGTTTCTTCTGACCGCGTGCGGGTTCGCTTCCCCCTACTGGCTCACCTTCAAGCAGACACAAGCGCGAGGCGGAAACGTCATGAAGGGCCAGAAAGGTTGCCCCGTTGTCTTCTTCAAGTGGTTCAAGACCAGGGACCGCGAAACCGGCCTTGAAAAAGAAATTCCCATGTTGCGCTATTACACCGTCTTTAACGCTGAACAGATTGAAGGAATCGACTTTCCTTCTACCGAAGAAAAGGAGCAGACCCCCGACTTTACCCCCATTGATACCGCGCAACAGATCATTGATGCCATGCCTTGCCGCCCTGAGATCACCCACATGGAAGCCAGTGCTAGTTACTCCTCTACTTGGGACCGCGTGAACCTCCCCAAGCCCGAACTTTTTGAGTCTGAAACCGAATACTATTGCACGGCCTTCCATGAGCTCGTTCATAGCACGGGCCATGAAACCCGTCTGAATCGTGTTGAGGGTATGAACAGCGAATATGGAGATCACAGCTACAGCAAAGAAGAACTCACCGCCGAAATGGGTGCTGCGATGCTTTGCGCAGAGGCCGGAATCCTCATGCACACCGAAAAGAACAGCGCCGCCTATCTCAAGGGATGGTCGCGCAAACTCCGCAACAATCCGCGCTGGCTGGTCCAAGCTGCCTCGCAGGCACAGAAGGCCGTGGACCTGATCCTTGACAATGCCGCCCCCCAGGCATTGCCGGTAGCCGCGTAA